Proteins encoded by one window of Martelella endophytica:
- the nusG gene encoding transcription termination/antitermination protein NusG → MTSLEAELGKDSLRRLERDAALRRMRLDEQHALTEAHDQATWYVAAVHPGHEQQVEMVLKDIGAEALVPMRKGKQRRRRGRMLPVRDEVLMTGYVLVRFVSTARALRGLLRLDHVIAILGGWETPYPVSDDKVDQIMRKADNGEFDYERHSDVEVAAGDRVIIGDGIFEGQVGTVVTANSKGKGDVVVEVDLFGRLTPMVVPLAVIAKV, encoded by the coding sequence ATGACGAGCCTTGAGGCCGAACTCGGCAAGGACAGCCTTCGGCGTCTGGAACGGGATGCAGCCCTCAGACGCATGCGCCTTGATGAGCAGCATGCCCTGACGGAAGCCCATGACCAGGCGACATGGTATGTGGCAGCGGTTCATCCGGGCCATGAGCAACAGGTGGAGATGGTTCTGAAGGATATTGGTGCCGAGGCACTTGTGCCGATGCGCAAGGGCAAACAGAGGCGCAGGCGCGGGCGGATGCTGCCGGTCAGGGACGAGGTGCTGATGACCGGCTATGTGCTTGTCCGCTTTGTCAGCACGGCGCGGGCTCTCAGGGGACTGCTGAGGCTTGATCATGTCATCGCCATTCTCGGTGGCTGGGAGACGCCTTACCCTGTGTCAGACGACAAGGTGGATCAGATCATGCGCAAGGCTGACAATGGCGAATTCGACTATGAGCGCCACAGCGATGTCGAAGTCGCAGCCGGCGATCGGGTGATCATTGGCGACGGGATCTTCGAGGGACAGGTCGGCACGGTGGTCACGGCCAACAGCAAGGGCAAGGGTGATGTCGTGGTCGAGGTTGATCTGTTCGGCCGGCTGACGCCGATGGTCGTGCCGCTTGCCGTGATCGCCAAGGTGTGA
- a CDS encoding EAL domain-containing protein encodes MFQRKGFAFRLLVFFAPPAIIVIAALLLAITASISSKIEILLVQNNETVSRGEVVIENNIEAPIRDIAYLANNGVLNRLLENDNETTRSELERDWIAFAREEGRYDQIRWIDETGMEQVRIDHVRGETVALDRQLLQDKANRYYFQNSEQLDRGRIYVSPLDLNIEIGIVEAPEKPVIRFATPVFDEAGVRRGVIVLNYLARPLLTELQALGERNLWLVNKDGYWLTGPNLAVEWGFMYGLPAMSLGAEYPDMWATIQSEAEGQIETAEGIWTFKTVDPFAPSGASADAGGAGHLARLELNEGQQWYLVHFLPRADYADIARASWRRGGMATALVLGLLAIVSWRLARSHIREEQTASALAQRNASLSEKTEALQQEVELRTAAEKELQSSVELYRAILRNSVESFILLDREGRIKEANEAFCSLIGRRAQQIIGRNISELGFEEVDADLHSLLAKISHRGQNRVEAGLKITSGQELFVEMNLVYLYQTDNVFAFMRNITDEKIHLGELQRSAYYDVLTNIPNRMLLNERLTAAIETAAGTGTMIAVLFIDLDGFKQINDQFGHAAGDHLLITIAERFAECVRPQDTVARIGGDEFAALLVNITSVEDCTSAAERFLNAASKPVDAPQGSHGVSASIGIALLRQDEYADAETLLRRADHAMYQAKIQGKNRYHVAGGNDGQISEGDEYDAGAIRHALEQEQFELFYQPKVNARTGTVEGLEALLRWNHPTNGLLLPGVFLPQIEQHPVSLDLAKWVIRTAIGQLDEWTRNGRTLSISINVSLPVLLDERFVSNLEAALADNPHVSAGQVELELLETSDFVENPDVVETIFRATKLGVGFAIDDFGTGYSSLAQLKRLSISTLKIDRSLIAEVTDDPDILSILIAIMSLAEAMQCKVVAEGVETLEQGIVLRQLGCETFQGYFLARPMPADLVPDWVKNWSPPEAWRAQGAISRDMVQLLVACTYHRAWMRRLKASISDRSLEPPELDHTLCRFGVWLHSDAGQELCKAYPQAQILEEIHHQLHMVARRSLSENDFPSAEDADYMTSLDETGQRMRTVVASILSAAGAGAKR; translated from the coding sequence GCGCGAGGAAGGTCGATATGACCAGATCAGGTGGATTGACGAAACCGGCATGGAGCAGGTGAGGATAGACCATGTAAGGGGCGAAACCGTAGCCCTCGATCGTCAACTCCTGCAGGACAAGGCAAATCGCTACTACTTCCAGAATTCGGAACAACTGGATCGCGGCAGGATCTACGTTTCGCCGCTCGATCTCAACATCGAGATCGGAATCGTTGAGGCGCCAGAAAAACCCGTCATCCGTTTTGCCACGCCGGTCTTCGACGAGGCCGGCGTTCGCCGCGGCGTTATCGTATTGAACTACTTGGCGCGCCCCCTGTTGACGGAACTCCAGGCCCTGGGAGAGCGAAACCTGTGGCTGGTGAACAAGGATGGCTACTGGCTGACGGGGCCGAACCTGGCTGTCGAATGGGGATTTATGTACGGGCTGCCCGCCATGAGCCTTGGCGCCGAGTATCCCGATATGTGGGCCACGATCCAGAGTGAAGCAGAGGGACAGATCGAGACGGCGGAGGGAATATGGACGTTCAAGACCGTCGATCCGTTCGCACCATCGGGCGCAAGCGCGGATGCCGGCGGAGCGGGTCATCTCGCTCGCCTAGAACTGAATGAGGGGCAGCAATGGTATCTCGTCCACTTTCTGCCAAGAGCGGACTATGCCGACATCGCGCGTGCGTCCTGGCGCCGGGGCGGTATGGCCACGGCGCTTGTTCTCGGCCTGCTCGCAATCGTCAGCTGGAGACTGGCGCGCTCGCACATTCGCGAGGAGCAGACCGCCTCTGCCCTGGCGCAGAGAAATGCCAGCCTGAGCGAAAAGACCGAAGCGTTGCAGCAAGAGGTGGAATTGCGAACGGCGGCCGAGAAAGAGCTTCAGTCGTCCGTCGAGCTATATCGCGCAATCCTGAGAAATTCCGTCGAAAGCTTCATCCTTCTCGATCGCGAGGGGCGTATCAAAGAGGCGAACGAGGCCTTCTGTTCCCTGATCGGCCGGCGCGCGCAACAGATTATCGGCCGCAATATTTCGGAGCTAGGTTTTGAAGAGGTCGATGCCGACTTGCACAGTCTGCTTGCCAAGATCAGTCATCGTGGACAGAACAGGGTCGAAGCCGGCCTGAAAATCACCAGCGGCCAAGAACTCTTCGTGGAGATGAACCTCGTTTACCTCTATCAGACCGACAATGTTTTCGCCTTCATGCGCAATATCACGGATGAGAAGATCCATCTCGGAGAGTTGCAGCGTTCAGCTTATTATGACGTACTAACAAATATACCCAACCGAATGCTACTGAACGAACGCCTCACCGCAGCGATCGAGACTGCGGCCGGTACCGGAACGATGATCGCCGTGCTGTTCATCGACCTCGACGGCTTCAAGCAGATCAACGATCAGTTCGGCCATGCGGCGGGCGATCATCTGCTGATCACGATCGCGGAAAGGTTTGCTGAATGCGTCAGGCCGCAGGATACCGTGGCGCGGATCGGCGGGGACGAGTTCGCAGCCCTTCTAGTGAATATTACAAGTGTTGAGGACTGCACTTCCGCCGCTGAACGCTTTCTGAATGCTGCAAGCAAACCGGTTGACGCACCGCAGGGTAGTCATGGCGTTTCGGCGAGCATCGGAATAGCTTTGCTCAGGCAGGACGAGTATGCGGATGCCGAGACGCTGCTCAGGCGGGCCGACCACGCCATGTACCAGGCGAAAATCCAAGGGAAGAACCGCTACCACGTCGCCGGCGGGAACGATGGGCAGATTTCGGAAGGAGACGAGTACGACGCCGGAGCGATCCGGCATGCTCTTGAGCAGGAGCAATTCGAACTCTTCTATCAGCCGAAGGTCAACGCCAGAACCGGCACGGTCGAAGGTTTAGAGGCGCTGCTGCGCTGGAACCACCCGACCAACGGGCTTCTTCTGCCAGGCGTTTTTCTGCCGCAGATCGAGCAGCATCCGGTTTCCCTTGATCTGGCGAAATGGGTCATCCGGACCGCGATCGGACAACTTGATGAGTGGACCCGAAACGGCAGGACGCTCTCTATATCGATCAATGTGTCATTGCCGGTGTTGCTCGACGAGCGTTTCGTCTCGAACCTGGAGGCAGCCCTTGCGGACAACCCGCATGTCTCGGCCGGGCAAGTCGAGCTGGAACTGCTCGAGACCAGCGACTTCGTTGAAAACCCGGACGTGGTGGAGACGATTTTCCGCGCGACCAAGCTTGGGGTTGGATTCGCCATTGATGATTTTGGCACCGGCTATTCATCCCTTGCCCAACTGAAGCGGTTGTCGATCTCGACGCTGAAGATCGATCGAAGCCTGATCGCCGAGGTGACGGACGATCCCGACATTCTCTCGATCCTGATTGCCATCATGAGTTTGGCGGAGGCCATGCAATGCAAGGTTGTCGCCGAGGGCGTCGAGACCCTGGAGCAAGGGATTGTTCTCAGGCAACTTGGCTGCGAAACCTTTCAGGGGTATTTTCTTGCACGCCCGATGCCGGCGGATCTCGTCCCCGATTGGGTGAAGAACTGGTCGCCGCCTGAAGCATGGCGCGCGCAGGGAGCAATATCGCGAGACATGGTGCAGCTTCTGGTCGCCTGCACCTATCATCGCGCATGGATGCGCCGCCTCAAGGCTTCGATCAGCGATCGCTCGCTTGAGCCGCCAGAGCTTGATCATACCTTGTGCCGGTTTGGCGTCTGGCTGCATTCGGATGCCGGCCAGGAGCTTTGCAAAGCCTATCCGCAAGCGCAGATATTGGAGGAAATCCACCATCAACTGCATATGGTCGCGCGTCGATCCCTGTCTGAAAACGACTTTCCTTCAGCCGAAGATGCCGACTACATGACAAGTCTCGACGAAACCGGTCAGCGTATGAGAACGGTCGTCGCATCGATTCTGAGCGCTGCGGGCGCTGGCGCAAAACGGTGA